A region of Corynebacterium glucuronolyticum DSM 44120 DNA encodes the following proteins:
- the pgeF gene encoding peptidoglycan editing factor PgeF: MANTNTAERPVRIFFTTRGGGYSKAPYEGLNLGDHVGDDPTLVARNRAHVADVIGLPLERFVYMEQVHSPTVTVVEATTPTPVELTDAIVTTERDLALVVLTADCVPVLLSDADHGIVAAVHAGRLGARNGIVKKTVEQMVSLGATPATMHAWIGPAASGRHYELPQEMVADVEKHLPGSASTTVNHTPSVDLRVGIVRQLYGLGVVAVNTDPRCTIEDTDFFSYRRDGRTGRQASIIFLPADSEGNNG, translated from the coding sequence ATGGCGAACACGAACACAGCCGAGCGACCTGTGAGGATCTTCTTCACGACGCGAGGCGGAGGGTATTCGAAGGCGCCGTACGAGGGGCTCAACCTCGGCGACCACGTCGGCGACGACCCGACCTTAGTGGCGCGCAACCGCGCCCACGTGGCCGATGTCATCGGTCTGCCCCTCGAACGCTTCGTCTACATGGAGCAGGTTCATTCGCCGACCGTCACGGTGGTGGAGGCAACCACTCCTACGCCCGTTGAACTGACGGATGCCATCGTCACAACTGAGCGGGATCTGGCTCTGGTCGTACTCACCGCGGATTGTGTGCCGGTGTTGCTGTCAGACGCCGACCACGGCATCGTGGCTGCTGTCCATGCGGGTCGCCTTGGTGCCCGCAACGGTATCGTCAAAAAAACCGTGGAGCAAATGGTGAGCTTGGGAGCCACTCCCGCGACGATGCACGCATGGATTGGGCCCGCTGCCTCGGGCAGGCACTACGAGCTTCCTCAAGAAATGGTCGCAGACGTCGAGAAACACCTGCCAGGGAGCGCTTCGACGACAGTGAATCACACGCCGAGCGTGGATCTGCGAGTCGGCATTGTTCGCCAGTTGTACGGCCTAGGAGTCGTCGCGGTGAACACAGATCCGCGGTGCACCATTGAAGACACAGACTTTTTCAGCTATCGACGGGACGGGCGGACAGGCCGACAGGCCTCCATCATCTTCCTCCCCGCAGATAGCGAAGGAAACAACGGATAG